In the genome of Candidatus Pristimantibacillus lignocellulolyticus, the window TTCGAATACATTATTAATTCAAACATTAAATTTTTGCCTACACCCTTGCCCCGCATGTCTCCTGTGACGTACATACCGAAAACATTGCCTTTGTGAGAGGTTTTAACTCCATTCTCCCTTATAAAAGTAACAATTCCGACTAGTCTACCATTATCTTCAAACGCTCCTAAAACAAACTTGCCCATATTCGGTTTAATTCGCTCAATAACGGTCTCAAGTGTGAATTTATCTTCAAGATCAAATGTAGATCCGAAAGCATCGGGATTAGTTCTTAGACCATGCAATCTTAAGTCTTGATAGGATTGTGCATCCGCTTCTTGAAGAATTTTAATATACATAAACAGCCTCCATTTACTGAAAGGATATTATCTTGTAATACCTTCTATGACATTTAATTAATACCATTAAGTATTTTTTATATTGGTTTATAAATTATTTTGAGGCTTTCATTGTATTAATTCCGCTTCTTCTAACCAAAGCCAATCAGTAATGGTTGGAATCAATAAATCGAGTGAAATTCCATCAATTTGTTAGTTTAATATTTCCCATAACAATCCTTCATTCATTTTAAGTAGTGTACCAAATACACCAAGCGTCCTAAAGATAACTATACAATTGAAGATAACTTTAAAAATTTTATCCCCTTAATTAGTTTCACCCCTCACTTTCATGATTACATTTAATTTTAAAGCCGCTGCGTGAATACTATTTTATTGAT includes:
- a CDS encoding GNAT family N-acetyltransferase; this encodes MYIKILQEADAQSYQDLRLHGLRTNPDAFGSTFDLEDKFTLETVIERIKPNMGKFVLGAFEDNGRLVGIVTFIRENGVKTSHKGNVFGMYVTGDMRGKGVGKNLMFELIMYSKAIVGLEQINLTVVANNDSATNLYKSLGFQIYGLERRALKHNEKYLDEELMVLHLAGSRFSVNLQQND